A region from the Gossypium hirsutum isolate 1008001.06 chromosome A08, Gossypium_hirsutum_v2.1, whole genome shotgun sequence genome encodes:
- the LOC107929461 gene encoding transmembrane protein 45A, with protein sequence MGSFKGHALPGTLFLMVGVWHIWSSVVRFVSNPKSFEVRVWSPVPGFNGKLKHLELYVVAFGAFIDLCIELLYSTHLKFFVDGVLNPSHLNDFEHSGMLLMFFLLGAIALLSEKTSFVTLPQGALCLIAAAAFTAEYLLFYFHSTTHKGLEGYYHLVLVLLIGLCILTTLAGALFPNSFPVDLCSGIAITLQGLWFYQTAFTLYGPMMPDGCRLKDNAIHCLADNEVRGQLIANFQLFSLVLGVLIAIVGSYRFAASRYGDSDLRSMQSVQN encoded by the exons ATGGGATCTTTCAAGGGTCATGCTTTGCCAGGGACACTGTTTCTGATGGTGGGTGTATGGCACATATGGAGTTCCGTGGTTCGGTTTGTGTCAAACCCCAAGTCTTTTGAGGTCAGAGTATGGAGCCCAGTTCCTGGTTTTAATGGGAAGTTGAAGCACTTGGAGCTATATGTTGTAGCCTTTGGTGCTTTCATTGATCTGTGTATTGAGCTTTTGTATTCAACCCACCTCAAGTTTTTTGTGGATGGAGTCTTGAATCCATCACACTTGAACGATTTTGAGCATTCAGGGATGCTTCTAATGTTTTTCCTCTTAGGCGCTATCGCTTTGCTTTCAGAGAAAACGAG TTTTGTTACCTTACCACAAGGAGCCCTTTGTCTTATTGCGGCCGCAGCATTCACTGCAGAGTATCTGTTATTCTACTTTCACTCAACCACTCACAAGGGCCTTGAAGGATACTACCATCTTGTTCTTGTCCTTTTAATAGGACTCTGCATCTTGACCACGCTTGCTGGAGCTCTCTTCCCAAACAGCTTCCCGGTTGATTTGTGTAGTGGAATTGCTATAACTCTCCAAGGCCTCTGGTTCTACCAGACTGCTTTCACCCTCTATGGCCCCATGATGCCGGACGGTTGTCGACTCAAGGATAATGCAATACATTGCCTTGCGGATAATGAAGTTCGAGGCCAATTGATTGCCAACTTCCAGCTCTTTTCTCTGGTACTTGGTGTCCTCATCGCCATTGTGGGATCATACAGATTCGCAGCTTCAAGATACGGGGATTCCGATCTTAGAAGCATGCAATCAGTTCAAAATTGA